One part of the Solanum dulcamara chromosome 3, daSolDulc1.2, whole genome shotgun sequence genome encodes these proteins:
- the LOC129883537 gene encoding uncharacterized protein LOC129883537, with the protein MADFFHHMSRRVPDPDEMNFEKMTKMGGVEFKGTFNATDAEQWLEWIKRVFEQLEYSDAAKFKYDVSLLQKDAYDWWVSVPNARAKPLVLTWNDFVKKFHKKLSLYAGGIINNKKDKCKRFKDDSGGPSKRERFDSSTANTFRKLSQHKQNRSSFSMASTPSYGQGKTRIPTCAQCGKNHFGTCRRASRAYFNCGSFDHKVRDCLNPNPTSSPHMEGSVQKPVTTPSQGNKGARSRNTQATGTGAANPASGSRAIA; encoded by the exons ATGGCCGATTTCTTTCATCACATGTCTAGAAGAGTGCCTGACCCTGACGAaatgaactttgagaaaatgacaaaaatgggtggagttgagtttaaagGCACTTTTAACGCTACAGATGCCGAACAGTGGTTGGAATGGATTAAAAGAGTATTCGAACAGTTAGAGTATTCAGATGCTGCCAAATTTAAGTATGATGTCTCACTGTTACAAAAAGATGCCTATGATTGGTGGGTAAGTGTACCGAATGCCAGGGCAAAACCTCTTGTTCTTACTTGGAATGATTTTgtgaaaaaatttcataaaaa GCTATCCCTCTATGCTGGGGGTATTATTAATAACAAAAAAGATAAGTGCAAGCGATTCAAAGACG ATTCAGGAGGTCCATCAAAAAGAGAGAGGTTTGATAGTTCCACAGCTAATACTTTTCGCAAGTTATCCCAACATAAGCAGAATAGATCAAGTTTCTCTATGGCCAGCACTCCAAGCTATGGCCAAGGCAAGACTCGTATACCCACTTGTGCacaatgtggaaagaatcactTTGGTACTTGTAGAAGAGCTTCTAGAGCTTATTTTAATTGTGGGAGCTTCGATCATAAAGTGAGGGATTGTCTTAATCCTAACCCCACTTCTTCTCCGCATATGGAAGGCTCAGTTCAAAAACCTGTTACCACTCCCTCTCAAGGGAATAAAGGTGCAAGATCAAGAAACACACAAGCAACAGGTACAGGTGCAGCCAATCCAGCTAGTGGGTCAAGAGCTATAGCATGA